CTGTTATTCTGTAATCAATACAACCAGCACAGCCCCTagtagaccccccccccccccacacgcacacacacacacacacacacacacacacacacacacacacacacacacacacacacacacacacacacacacacacacacacacacacacacacacacacacacacacacacacacacacagtctattACACCCCTTGTTGTTAAACACCAacaatgtgcaatatatatatatatatatatatattccgtGAATAACTGTGCAATATGGCTACTACATCTTCAGAGCTGTTACAGGCTGTGTatgtttgtattttgtaaattgtgtaattcttttttttaaacttatttaaaaacatttcttttatctttaatatttttttctgtttttaatACATACTTCTTgttaaacattaagctgtctttggctctttttctGCTGGAACAAATGCAAATTCTGAAAAGTGATATATGaggtttatatttatattattattttatgagAAGACCATTTAAAAAGATAACCTTGTTTTGCCTCCATGCTGCCTCGCAGGGTCCTGTTTACTCGCTGGTCCACTCCAGACTGTCAGGTGTTTGACATTCCCAATGTGTCCGCTGACGTGATGAAGCTCCTCATTGACTTTGCCTACACTGAATATGTTCCAGTCACACAAGAAAATGTGCAGGAGCTTTTTATAGCAGCAGACCGGTACAATGTAATGGGCGTCGTACGAGCCTGCTGTGACCTCCTGGAGCAGCAGCTGGTCCCTCAGAACTGCATCGGCATCATGAAGTTCACAGACATCTATTACACCCCTGAAATGAAGAACAAGGCTTTCCTTTTCACGCTAAATCACTTTGAGGAAGTTGTTGCCGCCTCAGAAGAGTTCATGCAGCTCTCTGCACAAGAACTTAGTCAAATCATTGGGGATGACAGACTCAATGTAAAGCAGGAGAAAATTGTGCTAAGGGCCATCCTTGGTTGGATCTCCTACTCAACTGGGGAACGCAGACAATACATCTCTCTTCTTTTGCCCAAAGTAAGTGGGGAATCACTAAATCATAAGTGAATTATGGATTAGAGAACATGTAAATCCAACTTCTCTCCTCATGTCTCTAGGTCAGGTTGGCTTTAATGAGTCCAGACAACTTCATAGAAAGCGTCAGCAACAACCCATTGGTGAAGGAATGTCAAGATTGTGAACCAATTATCCTCAGGACCCTGAATGCCATGCTTGACCTCCGAACCATGAGCTACTTTGATTCTATTCACTACAACCCTTTGGCCCGTCCACGACTGCCCTATGCCATCATGTTGGCTGTTGGAGGCTGGAAAGGCGGAGTGCCCACCAACGCCATCCAGGCGTACGATGTCCGTGCTGACCGCTGGGTCAATGTCACCAGCACCCAGGGGGGTCCCTGGGCCTACCATGCCACGGTGTTTCTAGATGGATCGGTTTACTGTGTCGGTGGCTTTGACAGAGTGGTGCGGCTCAGCTCTGTGCACAGATTGGACCTGGTGACGCGCACCTGGCAGAAGGTGGCACAGATGCATGTGAGACGCTGCTTTGTCACTGTGACTGTGATGGACGGGTTCATATATGCCATGGGAGGTTACGATGGAGAGGATCGACACAATACTGTCGAACGCTATCAACCCAGAGCCAACCAGTGGACCGTAATTGCGCCCATGCACGAGGAGAGAAGTGACGCCAGCAGTGCAGCCCTCCATGGCAAGGTGGGCGGagctaaataaaacaaaatgatATTTATGTTTAACAAGCCTCACTAGATTATTATCCAAATTAATATTGTTATCAAGCCCAAAAACAAATgccaaaaaagtatttattcaATACTTTATGATCCTCATATTATGCAGTGTTGCTTATTTTTCTCTCCTATAAAAGGCTAGTTTGCTCCCCAATAGTGAGAAAATAGCCTTTAGTCTATAAAAACACTGAATTTCTGCCTTCAGATTCCTTATCACTTTTATTTCCTCCAGGTGTACGTATGCGGTGGCTTCAATGGAATTGACTGCCTGTCAACGGCTGAATGTTACGACCCAGATAGCAACCAGTGGACCCTGATCGCCTCCATGGGCAATTTGCGCAGCGGAGTGGGGGTCGTCACCTATGCAGACCATGTCTTTGCAGTAAGCACATTAAGCACTGACTATACTCAAATAAAACGGGAAAAAGTCCTTTTATGGCAGAAATGTtctcaaatataaaaacatattgCCAAAAATATCAACTATAAGATAGGACAACAGAAACAGAAACATAGATGCAGTCCTGACCTCACATttcccattttctttaaaggttgGTGGCTTTAATGGAACCAGCCGT
This Pseudochaenichthys georgianus chromosome 7, fPseGeo1.2, whole genome shotgun sequence DNA region includes the following protein-coding sequences:
- the LOC117449901 gene encoding kelch-like protein 10 encodes the protein MTVYNELRLQKKLCDAVIRVENVEFHVHKIILCNCSPFFQVLFTRWSTPDCQVFDIPNVSADVMKLLIDFAYTEYVPVTQENVQELFIAADRYNVMGVVRACCDLLEQQLVPQNCIGIMKFTDIYYTPEMKNKAFLFTLNHFEEVVAASEEFMQLSAQELSQIIGDDRLNVKQEKIVLRAILGWISYSTGERRQYISLLLPKVRLALMSPDNFIESVSNNPLVKECQDCEPIILRTLNAMLDLRTMSYFDSIHYNPLARPRLPYAIMLAVGGWKGGVPTNAIQAYDVRADRWVNVTSTQGGPWAYHATVFLDGSVYCVGGFDRVVRLSSVHRLDLVTRTWQKVAQMHVRRCFVTVTVMDGFIYAMGGYDGEDRHNTVERYQPRANQWTVIAPMHEERSDASSAALHGKVYVCGGFNGIDCLSTAECYDPDSNQWTLIASMGNLRSGVGVVTYADHVFAVGGFNGTSRLRSAEAYSPETDNWHAVPSMLSCRSNFGIALIDDRVFVVGGFNGSSAVRAVECFDVETGEWSDARDLETSGSAMSCCVVHGLPNLAEYASPHHSVTLSQVEEREVE